In a single window of the Limnochorda sp. L945t genome:
- a CDS encoding GntR family transcriptional regulator — MAASKKDPPRTHTARRPGVDRMAPVPLYLQVRRWVEEEIERRHLGHHARVPSERELARRLSISRMTVRAALEGMIRDNVLYRVPGKGTFVAGARLPQHLRSLTSFTEDMRARGLQPGARVLGFHRVPAPAMVAERLRLAPAGPVLRLERLRLAGGEPMCIETAHLSAERFGWLADLDMTDRSLYALLREHRVQLAWAEQSISARDATPEEASLLLIRPGSAVLVTERTTFAQDGSPVEYVVSTYRADRYTFQVVLPADWPGSSGSTRSIGGCCRPGRWS, encoded by the coding sequence TTGGCGGCATCGAAGAAAGACCCCCCGCGCACGCATACGGCCCGCCGCCCGGGCGTCGACCGCATGGCTCCCGTACCCCTGTACCTGCAGGTGCGGCGCTGGGTCGAGGAGGAGATCGAGCGCCGCCACCTCGGCCATCACGCCCGGGTGCCATCCGAGCGCGAGCTGGCCCGGCGGCTTTCCATCAGCCGCATGACGGTGCGGGCCGCCCTCGAGGGCATGATCCGCGACAACGTGCTCTACCGCGTGCCGGGCAAGGGGACCTTCGTGGCAGGAGCCCGCCTCCCCCAACACCTGCGATCGCTTACCAGCTTCACCGAAGACATGCGGGCCAGGGGGCTTCAGCCGGGCGCCCGGGTGCTGGGATTTCACCGGGTACCCGCTCCGGCCATGGTGGCCGAGCGGCTGCGCCTGGCGCCGGCAGGGCCGGTGCTCCGGTTGGAGCGCTTGCGCCTGGCTGGTGGGGAGCCCATGTGCATCGAGACGGCCCACCTTTCGGCGGAGCGGTTCGGATGGCTGGCGGATCTCGACATGACCGACCGCTCGCTGTACGCGCTGCTGCGGGAGCACCGGGTGCAGCTGGCCTGGGCCGAGCAGTCGATCAGCGCGCGGGACGCCACCCCGGAGGAGGCGTCGCTGTTGCTCATCCGGCCGGGTTCGGCCGTGCTCGTGACCGAGCGCACGACGTTCGCACAGGACGGGAGCCCCGTGGAGTACGTGGTCTCCACTTACCGCGCCGATCGGTACACGTTCCAGGTCGTGCTTCCGGCTGACTGGCCGGGATCATCGGGCAGTACCAGGTCGATTGGGGGATGCTGTCGGCCGGGGCGGTGGTCATGA